A stretch of the Terriglobales bacterium genome encodes the following:
- a CDS encoding DUF4440 domain-containing protein, whose translation MIDNRRPRRWLAALLLVAAAGTLIALHATMNEDARRAADLAAIEELHQKDIAATKAFDVETLVSLWTDDIVALPPGGSPTVGKAVGRKQLEAGKAASAAYEVLAYEQKWQEVTLAGDYAFEWGTFTSAVRPKAGGDEIRQSYNVLRVLKRAPDGEWKVHRTIWNASK comes from the coding sequence ATGATTGACAATCGCAGGCCGCGCCGCTGGCTCGCTGCACTCTTGCTGGTAGCGGCGGCGGGAACGCTGATCGCCCTACACGCCACGATGAACGAAGACGCACGCCGTGCCGCCGACTTGGCAGCCATCGAAGAGCTGCACCAGAAAGACATCGCCGCCACCAAGGCCTTCGACGTCGAGACGCTGGTTTCGCTGTGGACGGATGACATCGTGGCGCTGCCGCCGGGAGGCTCGCCGACCGTCGGCAAGGCCGTGGGTCGCAAGCAACTGGAAGCGGGCAAAGCCGCCAGCGCCGCGTACGAGGTTCTGGCCTACGAGCAGAAGTGGCAGGAAGTGACGCTCGCGGGCGACTACGCTTTTGAGTGGGGCACCTTCACGAGTGCGGTGCGGCCCAAGGCCGGCGGCGACGAAATCCGGCAGAGCTACAACGTGCTGCGGGTGTTGAAGCGGGCCCCGGACGGCGAGTGGAAAGTCCACCGGACCATCTGGAACGCGTCGAAGTGA
- a CDS encoding helix-turn-helix transcriptional regulator, with the protein MATTLAPVDSREVVRCDRCHLVQFRTNNNLCRKCHTCLDAEEPEPQVAEPAAEAPRPENGNGHSHLQLAAAIRTLRQRTGLSQRQLALRMAVPRTYVSKIENEKATPTLSSIERLARALEVSVPELLNGGHSRDAEIRDLLTDDFIAELIPYLQKLDGMQLSTILAQVRDLSLRPRRHS; encoded by the coding sequence ATGGCTACAACTCTCGCGCCCGTCGACTCGCGGGAAGTCGTGAGATGTGACCGCTGTCATCTGGTCCAGTTCCGGACCAACAATAATCTCTGCCGCAAGTGCCACACCTGCCTGGACGCTGAAGAACCCGAACCCCAGGTGGCGGAGCCGGCAGCAGAAGCACCGCGTCCGGAAAACGGCAACGGACATTCGCATCTGCAACTGGCGGCGGCCATTCGCACCCTGCGGCAACGCACCGGCCTGAGCCAGCGGCAACTGGCGCTGCGCATGGCGGTGCCGCGGACCTACGTCTCCAAGATCGAAAACGAAAAAGCCACGCCCACCCTCTCATCCATCGAGCGGCTGGCGCGAGCCCTGGAGGTAAGCGTGCCTGAACTGCTCAACGGCGGCCACAGCCGCGACGCGGAGATCCGCGACTTGCTGACCGACGACTTTATCGCCGAGCTGATCCCCTACTTGCAGAAGCTCGACGGCATGCAATTGTCCACGATTCTGGCGCAGGTGCGCGACCTTTCGCTGCGCCCGCGGCGGCACTCCTAG
- the hutH gene encoding histidine ammonia-lyase: protein MESPPDHLERVEVIPINGNDLTLEQLRGVVYERQPVALDAAARKRIAEARAAVEALLAGERVAYAVNTGVGKLSDVRIAPGEIRELQVNLLRSHAAGVGEPLSEAETRALVLLRANSLAKGFSGVRPEVIAALCELLNRGVHPVIPSQGSVGASGDLAPLAHLALVLIGEGEAIFEAQRITGAEALRKAGLAPLVLEAKEAISLINGTQAMLAVGTLALMEAETLADTADVIGSLTLDALRGTDVAFDARIHQARPHAGQMRVAENLRRMLEGSQIRESHRDCGRVQDAYSLRCMPQVHGAVRDTLTHCRRIFEIEMNAAVDNPLVFLNPGANADVLSGGNFHGEPVALALDFLGIALASLAGISERRVERLVNPTLNEGLPPFLAKHAGLHSGFMMAQVTAAALASENKVLAHPASVDSITTSGNKEDYVSMGMTAALKLKRIVANTRNVLAIEAVSAAQAIDFLSPLTPSPRGQKAHAAIRAVSPAVEKDRVLAEDFGRVAEVIRSGKVAAALA from the coding sequence GTGGAAAGTCCACCGGACCATCTGGAACGCGTCGAAGTGATTCCCATCAACGGCAACGACCTGACGCTGGAGCAGTTGCGTGGCGTGGTGTACGAGCGGCAGCCGGTCGCGCTGGACGCGGCTGCGCGCAAGCGCATTGCCGAAGCGCGGGCGGCGGTCGAGGCGCTGCTTGCGGGCGAGCGCGTGGCCTACGCCGTGAACACCGGCGTAGGCAAGTTGAGCGACGTACGCATTGCCCCGGGTGAGATCCGCGAGCTGCAGGTGAACCTGCTGCGCTCGCATGCCGCCGGTGTGGGCGAGCCGCTGAGCGAGGCCGAAACGCGGGCGCTGGTGCTGCTGCGCGCCAACTCGCTGGCCAAGGGCTTTTCCGGCGTGCGGCCGGAGGTGATCGCGGCGCTGTGCGAACTGCTGAACCGCGGCGTGCATCCCGTCATCCCCTCGCAGGGCAGCGTGGGAGCGAGCGGCGATCTGGCGCCGCTGGCGCATCTGGCGCTGGTCCTGATCGGCGAAGGAGAAGCGATTTTCGAAGCGCAGCGCATTACCGGCGCGGAAGCGCTGCGCAAAGCGGGCCTCGCGCCGTTGGTGCTTGAGGCCAAGGAAGCCATCTCGCTCATCAACGGCACGCAAGCCATGCTGGCGGTGGGCACGCTGGCGCTCATGGAGGCGGAAACGCTGGCGGACACGGCCGACGTCATCGGTTCGCTGACGCTGGACGCGCTGCGCGGCACCGATGTGGCCTTCGACGCGCGTATCCATCAGGCGCGCCCGCATGCCGGGCAGATGCGCGTGGCGGAGAATCTGCGGCGCATGCTGGAGGGCAGCCAGATCCGCGAGTCGCATCGTGACTGCGGCCGGGTGCAGGACGCCTACTCGCTGCGCTGCATGCCGCAGGTGCACGGCGCGGTGCGCGACACGCTCACCCACTGCCGCCGCATCTTCGAGATCGAGATGAACGCCGCCGTGGACAATCCGCTGGTGTTCCTGAATCCGGGCGCCAACGCCGATGTGCTTTCCGGCGGAAACTTTCACGGGGAGCCGGTGGCCCTGGCGCTCGACTTCCTGGGCATCGCGCTGGCGTCGCTGGCGGGCATCAGCGAACGGCGGGTGGAACGGCTGGTGAATCCGACGCTCAACGAAGGCCTGCCGCCGTTCCTGGCCAAGCACGCTGGCCTGCACTCCGGCTTCATGATGGCGCAGGTAACGGCGGCCGCGCTGGCCAGCGAAAACAAGGTGCTGGCGCATCCGGCGTCGGTGGACTCGATCACCACCTCGGGCAACAAGGAAGACTACGTTTCCATGGGGATGACGGCGGCGCTCAAGCTGAAGCGCATTGTCGCCAACACGCGCAACGTGCTGGCCATCGAGGCGGTGTCGGCCGCCCAAGCCATCGATTTCCTTTCGCCGCTCACGCCCAGCCCGCGCGGGCAGAAAGCCCATGCGGCGATCCGCGCTGTGAGTCCCGCAGTAGAGAAGGACCGCGTGTTGGCGGAGGATTTCGGGCGGGTGGCAGAAGTCATTCGCAGCGGAAAGGTTGCTGCTGCGCTGGCGTGA
- a CDS encoding TonB-dependent receptor, with translation MRVGHRPFWARILASGLCVLVLAASLFAQSVGTVMGAVTDPTGAVIPGASVTLTAAISGYRQNVQTDAEGQYRFVHVPFSPFTLHVEAPGFDHFDATGELRTNVPLVMNAQLTLAAAKQEVTVVEQGPLLETTSASTHHDIDYKQLQKLGLAQAGRGLEALVQTVPGVVQDDNGRMHPRGSESQVQYVVDGVPITDNLAATFGTALDARNLRSAEILTGNVPAEYGGKLATVINVNTKSGLEMPWNGSLSFGGGSFNQLESGAEFGGHTRKFGVFVSSAASHSERYLDPPEIQNFRNEGGNARLFAKFDWIPTDKDTLRLSLTTNGSNFQVPNTAEQQAAGQRQGQELRDDAQSLAWTHLFDPRTVSDVVAYRRSSTAHLLDPEQTGFPFFAEQHRRQRTEGLRASISRQQGGHSLKFGVQVTRLPLSEFFTVAATDPAILADPANPLSAFPITSPFVFNQKKTGREVALFVQDRFTIAGRLTIDAGLRYDNYRIVAEKDFVSPRVGLAYYIKRTGTVFRGSYNRLFQTPSVENLLLSSSAEGVVFSPLGSTAGVRVVPPEEQNFYEFGVQQQLGKYVRLDVAHYVKNIRNYADKDQFLNTGIIFPIAIARGDVRGTEARLDLALVRGWTAFLSYANSKAIATTPLVGGLFLGEEAAALLIPGVQFNADHDQRNSGQFGVTYSHRSGAWASLSGRHDSGVPSEFDPADLAGLDPRIVEQLDTVRFRIKPRTTLDLAAGIDLLRDSSWPISLQLDVQNLLDRFYLFNFESVFSGTHIGRPREISARIVFHWKAKSVQSP, from the coding sequence ATGAGGGTTGGACATAGGCCGTTCTGGGCGCGAATCCTGGCGTCCGGCTTATGCGTGTTGGTACTGGCCGCATCCCTGTTTGCCCAGAGCGTCGGTACCGTAATGGGCGCCGTCACCGACCCGACCGGTGCCGTCATCCCGGGAGCATCGGTCACCCTCACCGCCGCCATCAGCGGTTACCGTCAGAACGTGCAGACCGACGCCGAAGGGCAGTACAGGTTCGTCCACGTACCGTTCTCGCCCTTCACCCTGCACGTGGAGGCCCCCGGCTTCGATCACTTCGACGCCACCGGCGAACTGCGTACCAACGTCCCTCTCGTCATGAACGCCCAACTGACGCTGGCCGCGGCCAAACAGGAGGTCACCGTGGTCGAGCAGGGGCCGTTGCTGGAAACGACCTCGGCCTCCACACACCATGACATTGACTACAAGCAACTGCAGAAGCTGGGACTGGCGCAGGCCGGGCGTGGCCTTGAGGCCCTGGTGCAAACCGTTCCCGGCGTCGTCCAGGACGACAATGGCCGCATGCACCCCCGCGGCTCGGAATCCCAAGTCCAGTACGTGGTGGACGGCGTTCCAATCACGGACAATCTGGCGGCCACCTTTGGCACTGCGCTCGACGCGCGCAACCTGCGCTCCGCGGAGATCCTTACCGGCAACGTTCCCGCGGAGTACGGCGGCAAGCTGGCCACCGTGATCAACGTCAATACCAAGTCGGGCCTGGAGATGCCGTGGAACGGCAGCCTTTCCTTCGGCGGCGGCAGCTTCAACCAGCTCGAATCCGGAGCCGAGTTTGGCGGACATACCCGCAAGTTCGGCGTTTTCGTTTCTTCCGCGGCCAGCCACAGCGAACGCTATCTCGACCCGCCGGAGATTCAGAACTTCCGCAACGAGGGCGGCAACGCGCGCCTGTTCGCCAAGTTCGACTGGATTCCCACCGACAAGGACACACTGCGGCTTTCGCTCACCACCAACGGCTCGAACTTCCAGGTCCCCAACACGGCCGAGCAGCAGGCGGCGGGCCAGCGGCAGGGCCAGGAACTGCGCGATGACGCCCAGTCGCTCGCCTGGACCCATCTCTTCGATCCCCGCACCGTGAGCGACGTGGTGGCCTACCGGCGCTCCTCCACCGCGCACCTGCTCGATCCGGAGCAGACCGGGTTCCCGTTCTTCGCGGAGCAGCACCGGCGCCAGCGCACCGAGGGCCTGCGGGCCAGCATCAGCCGGCAGCAGGGCGGCCATAGCCTGAAGTTCGGCGTGCAGGTGACGCGCCTGCCGCTGAGCGAGTTCTTCACCGTAGCCGCTACCGATCCCGCCATCCTCGCCGATCCCGCCAACCCCCTCTCGGCCTTTCCCATTACCAGCCCCTTCGTGTTCAACCAGAAGAAGACGGGCCGTGAGGTGGCGCTGTTCGTGCAGGACCGCTTCACCATCGCGGGTCGCCTCACCATCGATGCCGGGCTGCGCTATGACAACTACCGCATCGTAGCCGAGAAAGATTTCGTCAGCCCACGCGTCGGCCTGGCCTACTACATCAAGCGCACCGGGACGGTCTTCCGCGGTTCCTACAACCGCCTGTTCCAGACTCCGTCGGTCGAGAACCTGTTGCTATCTTCCTCTGCGGAAGGCGTGGTGTTCTCGCCCTTGGGCTCTACCGCAGGAGTGCGCGTGGTGCCGCCCGAAGAGCAGAACTTCTACGAGTTCGGCGTGCAGCAGCAGTTGGGCAAATATGTGCGGCTGGACGTGGCCCATTACGTCAAGAACATCCGCAACTACGCCGACAAGGACCAGTTCCTGAACACCGGCATCATCTTTCCCATCGCCATCGCGCGCGGCGACGTGCGTGGCACCGAAGCCCGTCTCGATCTGGCCCTGGTGCGTGGCTGGACCGCCTTCCTCAGCTACGCCAATTCCAAGGCCATCGCCACGACCCCGCTGGTCGGCGGTCTCTTCCTCGGCGAGGAAGCGGCGGCATTGCTGATTCCCGGGGTACAGTTCAACGCCGACCACGACCAGCGCAACAGCGGCCAGTTCGGCGTCACCTATTCCCATCGTTCGGGCGCCTGGGCCAGCCTCAGCGGGCGCCATGACAGCGGCGTGCCCTCGGAGTTCGACCCCGCGGACCTGGCCGGGCTCGACCCGCGCATCGTCGAGCAACTGGATACGGTGCGCTTCCGCATCAAGCCGCGCACCACCCTCGACCTCGCCGCCGGCATCGATCTGCTGCGGGACAGTTCCTGGCCCATCTCCCTGCAGCTCGACGTCCAGAACCTGCTGGACAGGTTCTACCTGTTCAATTTCGAGAGCGTATTCTCAGGGACGCACATCGGGCGGCCGCGCGAGATCAGCGCCCGCATCGTCTTCCACTGGAAGGCGAAGTCCGTACAGAGCCCGTAG
- a CDS encoding HD domain-containing protein, with the protein MPTRDDAWGLLCEYTQSESLRKHALAVEACMRAYARRFAADGTDPAADEDLYGLCGLLHDFDYEKFPTPDQHPFVGNKILEERGYSEVLRRCILSHAQYSGVARVTPMEKALFACDELAGFLTATALVKPNKSLAEVEAKSVRKKMKDKAFARSVSREDILTGAQDLGIDLEEHITFCIQAMQGIAKQLGLDGIQPAAPQA; encoded by the coding sequence ATGCCGACCCGTGACGATGCCTGGGGGTTACTTTGCGAGTACACCCAGTCCGAGAGCCTGAGGAAACATGCCCTGGCGGTGGAGGCCTGCATGCGCGCCTACGCCCGCCGCTTCGCCGCCGACGGCACCGATCCCGCCGCCGACGAGGATCTCTACGGCCTCTGCGGCCTGCTGCACGACTTCGACTACGAAAAATTCCCCACGCCCGACCAGCATCCCTTCGTGGGCAACAAGATCCTCGAAGAGCGCGGCTACTCTGAGGTCCTGCGCCGCTGCATCCTCTCCCACGCCCAGTACTCCGGCGTCGCGCGCGTCACGCCCATGGAGAAGGCCCTGTTCGCCTGCGACGAACTGGCCGGCTTCCTCACCGCGACCGCGCTGGTGAAACCCAATAAGTCGCTCGCCGAAGTGGAGGCCAAATCGGTACGCAAGAAGATGAAGGACAAAGCCTTCGCCCGCAGCGTCAGCCGCGAAGACATCCTCACCGGCGCCCAGGACCTGGGCATCGACCTGGAAGAGCACATCACCTTCTGCATCCAGGCCATGCAGGGCATCGCCAAGCAGCTCGGCCTGGATGGGATTCAGCCTGCGGCTCCGCAGGCCTGA